In the Leifsonia sp. 466MF genome, one interval contains:
- a CDS encoding glycoside hydrolase family 2 protein, with protein sequence MLTEERRTDAATAQDGRYPRPQLVRADWLDLSGPWTFAFDDDDRGLREHWESSRSLAGVIQVPFPFESDASGVGDTGFHPVVWYQRTVLRDEVPAGERLLLNFGAVDHACEVWIDGRSAGRHEGGSTPFALDITDLVGDGDFSITVRAQDDPADVAQPRGKQDWRHHPHSIWYHRTTGIWQPVWLEAAPALRVEQLHWLTDVPAGEVTAQLRLSRSAPAGTTARITVQLGGEPLASVETAIAGREVEIPFRIHRQTNGQAYEELLWSPAHPTLLDATVALNGAEGAGDVVASYFGLRSTAVEGGRFLLNDRPLYLRSVLNQGYWPESHSAAPSADALRAEAQLILDLGFNAARLHQKYEDPRFLFWADKLGLLVWGEAPAAYAFSPEAVRRSVAEWSAILDRDRSHPSIVTWVPLNESWGVQHLAHDPRMVSYAKALVHLTKTVDPSRPVISNDGWEHAASDILSIHDYDHDPERVRERYATREGILGAPFTLPGRRLVVDAEQRLDAPIMLTEFGGISYTENGPEDAWGYSTATSAADLVERLRALVGAVRSSAPLAGYCYTQLADTGQETNGLVFEDRRPKAPVEELRAIFGA encoded by the coding sequence CGCAGCTCGTCCGGGCCGACTGGCTCGACCTCTCCGGTCCGTGGACGTTCGCATTCGACGACGACGACCGCGGGCTGCGCGAGCACTGGGAGTCGTCCCGGTCGCTGGCCGGTGTCATCCAGGTGCCGTTCCCGTTCGAGTCGGACGCTTCGGGCGTCGGCGACACCGGCTTCCATCCGGTCGTCTGGTACCAGCGCACCGTCCTGCGCGACGAGGTCCCGGCCGGCGAGCGCCTGCTGCTGAACTTCGGCGCGGTCGACCACGCCTGCGAGGTCTGGATCGACGGACGCTCGGCCGGACGACACGAAGGCGGCTCGACCCCCTTCGCCCTCGACATCACCGACCTCGTCGGCGACGGCGACTTCTCCATCACCGTCCGCGCGCAGGACGACCCCGCCGACGTGGCGCAGCCGCGCGGCAAGCAGGATTGGCGGCATCACCCGCATTCCATCTGGTACCACCGCACCACCGGGATCTGGCAGCCGGTGTGGCTGGAAGCCGCGCCCGCGCTACGGGTCGAGCAGCTGCACTGGCTGACCGACGTGCCGGCCGGCGAGGTCACGGCGCAGCTCCGCCTGAGCCGGTCGGCGCCTGCGGGCACGACCGCGCGGATAACCGTGCAGCTGGGCGGCGAACCGCTCGCGAGCGTCGAGACCGCGATCGCGGGGCGGGAGGTGGAGATCCCGTTCCGCATCCACCGCCAGACCAACGGGCAGGCCTACGAGGAGCTGCTGTGGTCGCCGGCGCATCCCACGCTGCTGGATGCGACCGTCGCGCTGAACGGCGCGGAGGGCGCGGGCGACGTTGTCGCGTCGTACTTCGGTCTGCGCTCGACCGCCGTCGAGGGCGGCCGGTTCCTGCTCAACGACCGTCCCCTCTATCTGCGCTCCGTGCTGAACCAGGGCTACTGGCCGGAGTCGCACTCGGCCGCGCCGAGCGCGGACGCCCTGCGGGCAGAGGCCCAGCTCATCCTCGACCTCGGCTTCAACGCGGCGCGCCTGCACCAGAAGTACGAGGACCCCCGCTTCCTGTTCTGGGCCGACAAGCTCGGTCTTCTCGTCTGGGGCGAGGCGCCGGCGGCGTACGCGTTCAGCCCGGAGGCCGTGCGGCGCAGTGTCGCCGAATGGTCGGCGATCCTCGACCGCGACCGGTCGCATCCCTCGATCGTCACCTGGGTGCCGCTCAACGAGAGCTGGGGCGTGCAGCACCTCGCCCACGACCCCCGGATGGTGTCGTACGCGAAGGCGCTCGTGCACCTCACGAAGACGGTCGACCCGAGCCGGCCGGTCATCTCCAACGACGGCTGGGAGCACGCGGCGTCCGACATCCTGTCCATCCACGACTACGACCACGATCCGGAGCGGGTCCGCGAGCGGTATGCGACGCGCGAGGGCATCCTCGGCGCGCCGTTCACCCTCCCGGGCCGTCGCCTGGTGGTCGACGCTGAGCAGCGGCTCGACGCCCCCATCATGCTGACGGAGTTCGGCGGCATCTCGTACACCGAGAACGGGCCGGAGGACGCCTGGGGCTACTCGACGGCGACCAGCGCGGCGGACCTGGTGGAGCGGCTGCGCGCCCTCGTCGGCGCGGTGCGGTCGTCCGCTCCCCTCGCAGGCTACTGCTACACGCAACTGGCCGACACCGGTCAGGAGACGAACGGGCTGGTCTTCGAGGACCGCCGGCCGAAGGCGCCGGTCGAGGAGCTGCGGGCGATCTTCGGCGCGTGA